The sequence AATAACAGTGTCATACAGGGCTCAAATAACAGTGTCATACAGGGCTCAAATAACAGTGTCATACAGGGCTCAAATAACAATGTCATACAGGGCTCAAATGACAGGATCATACAGGGCTCAAATAACATTGTCATACAGGCTCAAATAGCAGggtcatacagtgctcaaataacagTGTCATACAGGGCTTAAATAgcagtgtcatacagtgctcaaataacagTGTCATACAGGGCTCAAATAACAGTGTCATACAGGGCTTAAATAgcagtgtcatacagtgctcaaataacagTGTCATACAGGGCTCAAATAACAGTGTCATACAGGCTCAAAGAACAGTGTCATACAGGCTCAAATAACAGTGTCATACAGGCTCAAAtaacagtgtcatacagtgcTTAAATGACAGTGTCATACAGGCTcaaataatagtgtcatacagggctcaaataacagtgtcatacagggctcaaataacagtgtcataaatgctcaaataacagtgtcacacagtgctcaaataacagtgtcatacaggctcaaataacagtgtcatacagggctcaaataacagtgtcatatagggctcaaataacagtgtcatacaggctcaaataacagtgtcatacagggctcaaataacagtgtcatacagtgcTTAAATGACAGTGTCATAAAGGCTCAAATAACAGTGTCATACAGGGCTCAAATAACAGTGTCATACAGGCTCAAATAACAGTGTCATACAGGCTCAAATAACAGTGTCATATAGGGCTCAAATAACAGTGTCATACAGGGCTCAAATAACAGTGTCATACAGGGCTCAAATAACAGTGTCATACAGGCTCAAAtaacagtgtcatacagtgcctaAATAACAGTGTCATAAAGGCTCAAATAACATTGTCATACAGGGCTCAAAtaacagtgtcatacagtgctgaaataacagtgtcatacagtgctcaaataacagtgtcatacaggctcaaataacagtgtcatacagtgcctaAATAACAGTGTCATAAAGGCTCAAATAACAGTGTCATACAGGCTCAAATAACAGTGTCATAAAGGCTCAAATAACAGTGTCATAAAGGCTCAAATAACAGTGTCATACAGGCTCAAATAACAGTGTCATGCAGGGCTCAAAtaacagtgtcatacagtgcctaaataacagtgtcataaaggctcaaataacagtgtcatacagggctcaaataacagtgtcatacagggctcaaataacagtgtcatacagggctcaaatatcagtgtcatacaggctcaaataacagtgtcataaaggctcaaataacagtgtcatacagtgctgaaataacagtgtcatacagggctcaaataacagtgtcataaaggctcaaataacagtgtcataaaggctcaaataacagtgtcatacatgctcaaataacagtgtcatacagtgcTTAAATGACAGTGTCATACAGGCTCAAATAACAGTGTCATAAAGGCTCAAATAACAGTGTCATACAGGGCTCAAATAACAGTGTCATACAGGGCTCAAATAACAGTGTCATACAGGCTCAAATAACAGTGTCATACAGGCTCAAAtaacagtgtcatacagtgcTTAAATGACAGTGTCATACAGGCTGAAAtaacagtgtcatacagtgcTTAAATGACAGTGTCATACAGGCTCAAATAACAGTGTCATACAGGCTCAAATAACAGTGTCATAAAGGCTCAAATAACAGTGTCATACAGGGCTCAAATAACAGTGTCATAAAGGCTCAAATAACAGTGTCATACAGGGCTCAAATAACAGTGTCATACAGGGCTCAAATAACAGTGTCATACAGGCTGAAATAACAGTGTCATACAGGCTCAAAtaacagtgtcatacagtgcTTAAATGACAGTGTCATACAGGCTCAAATAACAGTGTCATACAGGGCTCAAAtaacagtgtcatacagtgcttaaataacagtgtcataaaggctcaaataacagtgtcatacagggctcaaataacagtgtcatacagtgcTTAAATAACAGTGTCATACAGGCTCAAATAGCAGTGTCATACAGGCTTAAATAACAGTGTCATACAGGCTCAAATAACAGTGTCATACAGGCTCAAATAACAGTGTCATACAGGCTCAAATAACAGTGTCATAAAGGCTCAAATAACAGTGTCATACAGGGCTCAAATAACAGTGTCATAAAGGCTCAAATAACAGTGTCATACAGGGCTCAAATAACAGTGTCATACAGGGCTCAAATAACAGTGTCATACAGGCTCAAATAACAGTGTCATACAGGCTCAAAtaacagtgtcatacagtgcTTAAATGACAGTGTCATACAGGCTCAAATAACAGTGTCATACAGGGCTCAAAtaacagtgtcatacagtgcttaaataacagtgtcataaaggctcaaataacagtgtcatacaggctcaaataacagtgtcatacagggctcaaataacagtgtcatacagtgcctaaataacagtgtcataaaggctcaaataacagtgtcatacagggctcaaataacagtgtcatacagggctcaaataacagtgtcatacagggctcaaataacagtgtcatacaggctcaaataacagtgtcataaaggctcaaataacagtgtcatacagtgctgaaataacagtgtcatacagggctcaaataacagtgtcataaaggctcaaataacagtgtcataaaggctcaaataacagtgtcatacaggctcaaataacagtgtcatacagggctcaaataacagtgtcataaaggctcaaataacagtgtcatacagggcacaaataacagtgtcatacagggctcaaataacagtgtcatacagggctcaaataacagtgtcataaaggctcaaataacagtgtcatacagtgctgaaataacagtgtcatacagggctcaaataacagtgtcataaaggctcaaataacagtgtcatacagtgcTGAAATAACAGTGTCATACAGGGCTCAAATAACAGTGTCATAAAGGCTCAAATGACAGTGTCATACAGGCTCAAAtaacagtgtcatacagtgcttaaataacagtgtcatacagggctcaaataacagtgtcataaaggctcaaataacagtgtcatacagggcacaaataacagtgtcatacagggctcaaataacagtgtcatacagggctcaaataacagtgtcataaaggctcaaataacagtgtcatacagtgctgaaataacagtgtcatacagggctcaaataacagtgtcataaaggctcaaataacagtgtcatacagtgcTTAAATGACAGTGTCATACAGGCTCAAAtaacagtgtcatacagtgcTTAAATGACAGTGTCATACAGGCTCAAAtaacagtgtcatacagtgcTTAAATAACAGTGTCATACAGGGCTCAAATTACTTTCATTATTTAGATGCCTTTTATAAAAAGAAGGAagggatctgataggttgctatgggcaactcttctACATAGGTTTAAATACATCTTTCCTATTGCGTACAAATAGTGCCATATAGGGCccaaataacagtgccatatagtgacATATAGAGAATATTTACTTAGACCGACATTTCATACACGTGTAGTAagttaaaagggttctccacccctagacattttatcccctatccaaaggataggggataaaatgtctgatcacaggggtcctgtagctgggaacccccgtgatctatcCTGCAGCacccgtgtcatctgctgcacaaaGCGAAGTCCGcaccgtgcctgatgacgggcgataaagGGGGCCGAAGTATAgtgaccccgccccctcatgacatcacaccctaccccctcaatgcaagtctatgaggctGCCTGTAGATTTTAGCTGGTGTAGATTTCCACTACAACCTACGCCAGTTATGGGTGTAAATTATAGTCAATGTGCGAAGCCATGCCCGCTTTGGCAATTTTTGTGCAAATGAGGTTTACCCCAAAATCTGGCCCTTTTTTTATTCCCAAAACTCGCATTTATAAGATCATAAATCcccttacaggggggggggggacatttaataaccccttaaggagtttttttttttttcatttttgcacttttgttttttcctcctcaccttcgctttcaattttccagacccatatgaggcttgtttttagcGCAACCAGTTGAactttgtgatgatgtcacttatttcactataaaatctatggcgaaacaaaaaaaaaaatctttgtggggcaaaatttaaaaaaacacggCAGTTAGTAAATtgcaggggcttccgtttcccggcattgcactttacggtaaaggataccaaacttatataggtttgattttgttttacttattttaaaaaattataactttttgtatgaaaatttgcatgtttaaaaatgtcctcttcttacccctataacttttttatttttccacatatggggataTGTGAGGGATAATTTTTAGCGCCATGGTCTGTATTTTTTAATGGAATCATTTTGGTTTTGATaggtctttttgatcgctttttatacattttttttaggttatacaaagtgacaaaaaaaaaagcaattctggactttggtatttcgttatgtatacgccattgaccgtgggggttaattaacattatatttcggacatttatgcatacggcgataccacatatgtttatatttatttttgtttacatttttttttataggaaaaggggggtgattcaaacttttattagggaaggggttaaacatttattagaggggtattccaggaaaaaacttttttatatatatatcaactggctccagatttgtaaattaaaaaatctcaatcctttcaataattatcagctgctgaagttgagttgttttctgtctggcaacagtgctctctactgacatctctgcttgtctcgggatgtCAGTAGATGTCTTTTTTTACCCAATTTTTAAGTCGCCATAGGGGCCTATTACATGCAAcgcttagattgcatatactgaacaatgctatgtcatagcatagcattgatcaatgttatcggtactccattgctccagcctgccatggattAGGGCCATTGTCTTGATGCCATGGGGTATGGGAAGCCCAAGGGATGGATGGGTTATGTTGTACTGGGACGGCCATTCATGGATCTGCTGTTCTGTTATCTTTATCATAGATGATCAGTCGCAGGAGGTTTTTATCAAGAGAGACTGCCTCCACCCAAGTGAATGTAATGTCAGCGGGAGCTTTACAACACCCCTGCAAAAAACATCATATGCTACTACCTGCTGTGCTACTGATAAGTGTACACCCACTTTTCCAAACGGTAAGTCAACAGAATTTCTTACTATAACAAACAATAGAGTGTAAAGAGGAGGGCACTGACCTGAATCGAATACTGGGTTAGTTTATGTTAATGTATAGGGAGGAGGAACGGAGCCGCGGCCGGAGCAAACTGCTTGTGCATGACAGTGCAGGGGCTCAATCCCCTCAGCACGAGTCGTTCAGTATATAGAACAAGTATAGAGAAAATAGTGGATAAAAACTGATGGGGTACCCATAGGCTACAGCCGTTTCATGCATAATGACACACCTCTTTCGGCCTCCAAGGAGTTACGGGGTGGCATGGATAGACGCCAATGGGGCCCTCAGAGGCTACAGTCGTTTCATGAGCAATGAAGCCTCCAAGGAGGCTGGAAGAGGTGCGTCATTACGCATGAAACGGCTGTAGCCTCTGAGCACACCATCAGTGTCTCTCCACGCCACCTCACAACTCTGAACATAGGGATGAAGTAAAATAAGACATATTTGGGGTTAGTGCTCACTCATTATTGTCCCTTTGTTACTACACTCACTCTGTATGCCTCCATCATAATGCTTTGGGACACTCATTTGTTTCCCACATCAAGTTCCTGTATAATTCCTGGCAAAACAAATTGAGTTctctgcagacactgatcaagcaGAATTCAGCTCCAAAGCTtttagaatagtgagtgcagcccttGAGTATGATACAagacataactcaggatcagtacaggataagtaatgtaatgtatgtacccagtgacctcaccagcagaatagtgagtacagctctggagtataataccggatataactcaggatcagtacaggataagtaatgtaatgtatgtacccagtgacctcaccagcagaatagtgagtacagctctggagtataatacaggatataactcaggatcagtacaggatgagtaatgtaatgtatgtacccagtgacctcaccagcagaatagtgagtacagctctggagtataatacaggatataacacaggatcagtacaggataagtaatgtaatgtatatacacagtgacctcaccagcagaatagtgagtacagctctggagtataatacatgatataactcagaatcagtacaggataagtaatgtaatgtatgtacacagtgacctcaccagcagaatagtgagtacagctctggagtataatacaggatataactcaggatcagtacaggataagtaatgtaatgtatgtacacagtgacctcaccagcagaatagtgagtacagttacaGTCTGATCATTTCTTGGAGGCCCTCTTTCTTCTGTGTAGACTCTTAACATATCCTGACATGTCTAAACCAGAAAAGAAAGTTTTGATGATGTCTTTTACACGTCAAGTCGTGATTTCTTTTACAAGTCTATATCTTTTAACTTTTAGTACGCCCAGAAAACAACACTGAAAATGGGGTGTTGTGCCCATCCTGTTTTTCATCCACCAAGGAAGAGTGTGTGGCCAAGTACTCAATGGCGTGTACGGGAGAAGAGAAGAGCTGCCTTGCCTTTAAACACACGGCCTTATTTGGTAACAAAATCCATTTTGTATATGCAATGATGAAACCAATGGCCCGGCATTAGCAGAACTAGGGTCTACGGAGTAGTATACAACGGAAGGACTAGGGTATCCTGAGATATATTTGGTCCCGGAGGTGCAACGTTCACAATGAGTCTAGAACAATGATGACTACGAGAAAGAaatgagactgcactcaccatccaacgccGGTTTATCCAGTGTTCTGTGGGTGTTAACAAGTATGGCGGTGGAGGCAGTGGCAGaccggaacagactgtttcacgcaagGATGCACCTCTTCAAGCCGGTGTGCCTGGCACACCGGCTTGAAGAAGCGCATCcttgcgtgaaacagtctgtttcGGTCGCCCCCTGCCTCCGTACCTATTTACACCCACAGAACACCGAATAAACCggcgttggatggtgagtgcagtctcattTCTTTCTCGTAGTCAACAAACCCATTTTTGTTTCCTTTACCACACATTGCATTTTATAGGGTAGCCCTCCCCATAAACCAGTCCCTGTGTTGGACTGGTTAGAAAGTCTGGCAGGAGATGAGTTATTGACCCTGCTGAGTCATAGGGGTGGCCATCTTGGCAGTCACCTTATTTTGATGACAAGTGAAGAAACTTTTTAACCATGTGGCAGAAAGGAATGACTGAATGATAGGGATGGGGCCCAGTGCCCTGTGACAACCTATGAGTACATGACGGTGGGCAGCATGAGACGACTGCTATCCCCTTCCAGCTATACCGGACCTGCACTATACTTCTGGTTGGTCAGGCCTCCGCTTCACTggcatttttcatgtttttttgtaGACTCAAATTTTGTCAACACCATGGGCTGTGCTTCGGAACATGTTTGCAAAGGGAAAGGGGATTTGTCTCATTTAAAGAAACCAGGAATGTTGGCCGAAATTACATGCAATAATGTGAACAACGATGTACAGCTAAAGAAAGGTAGGTGAAGCAGTCAAATGGGTTATTGTGGTGTCCAGGTACAAGAAGGTATAGATAtgccatagatagatagatcgatagatagatagatatgagatagatagatagatatgagattaatagatataagatagatagatatgagatatatagatacatatgagatagatagatatgagatagatagatatgagatagatagatatgagatagatatgggataaatagatagatatgagatagatagatattagatagatatgagatagagagatatgagatagatagataaatagatattagatagatatgagatagatagatagatagatagatagatactatagtGGCAGACCATGCAGTTGCTATGGGGTTTTTGGAGTGAGGGACTCTAtcctggttggtcccattccatgtttctattggtaagaaactgtgcagaactctTCTCTTCAGGGAACTATAAAATAATGGAGGTGGAaattgaccaatgggtcatggaaagcaaAGGGAAAATAAACACCAGTAATTCTCATCCTGGGGGGAGAGATAGGTCAAAATAAGGCCATTATTATCGGGGGAAAAAAGTGGGGCCTCAATCTGTCAAGTGGACATACTATAAATGAGTAACCTCTTTAAACATCCTTCCATTTGGAAACCTCCTTAACCTCGTTCTTTTGTGTTCTAGGACATTTTCTCTGGTGCCAATTCTGTCTCGATTACAATATCAACAACTGCACAGACCTGGCACATATGTGCCTGCCGGAAGAGGACGTGTGTGTGTTCGAAAGAACAAAGAGTGTATATGGTAAAATTACATCTTATTTGGCTCAAGAACTCTGTGTAAAAtagacttcttctttaaaggggtactccgttgctggacatcttatcccctatcaataagataggggataagatgtctgaccgcgggggtcccgccactgggacaccccccaccaccaccccccaatTTCCCTGCAGAAATCTGGCAGtctgaacattatgtttagaAAGTCAGATTCAGGaggccgtggtcgtcacgctacaccccgccccctccatgcatgtctatgggagagggcgtggtggctagagaggggataagatgtctagcaacagagtTCCCCCTTTAAAGAGACATACTTATTAGATTTTTCCATCTGAAGGACCCTTTCTCTAACTGAGGGACAGTTGCCTGTTGGCTGTCCTAGTTCTGACAGATGAGACTGCAGGCAACCATACGTTGGTACTGCTGCGTCCATT is a genomic window of Hyla sarda isolate aHylSar1 chromosome 10, aHylSar1.hap1, whole genome shotgun sequence containing:
- the LOC130294607 gene encoding uncharacterized protein LOC130294607 isoform X7 translates to MHNPHGQDKDEKNSSKWPCHLRISYYSCTGTARTPVLSAGLQYRIDSTMKITVAALYDVSTFIYTASCLRCMICHWTLNRASDDLGPVQDIKASFYGFVNGQPFCLGSNYSCASEGHVCSFMYLSMTKYDQSQEVFIKRDCLHPSECNVSGSFTTPLQKTSYATTCCATDKCTPTFPNVRPENNTENGVLCPSCFSSTKEECVAKYSMACTGEEKSCLAFKHTALFDSNFVNTMGCASEHVCKGKGDLSHLKKPGMLAEITCNNVNNDVQLKKGHFLWCQFCLDYNINNCTDLAHMCLPEEDVCVFERTKSVYDGRIEVEIIKRCGETFKKMKEGEKIPCMASDDVTPAGERPFPFCESD